In Fibrobacter sp., the genomic stretch AACTGCACCATCTCGGTGGCGTCTTCGGTGAAATCAACGGGAATCCGCACTATGGTGGCGAGGAACAATACCATTTCGCCCAACGAAAAGTACGAAGATTACGGCGTGCTGCCCACCCACATTCTCAAGGAAAACGACCCGGAGATTGCGGAAAGGAAAAAGACAGAATTGGCCGAAATCCGTCAGGAAATCCAGACGGTGGCGGAAAAAGAGACCAAGACTTTGCAGGCCCTCAAGGCGGTCTTTGCAAATATCAAGAGTTCCAAGGAAGGCCTGTTCTGCAACAAGGAATTCTTTACGGAATTGCAGGACCAGGTTACCGCCCTGTTTGATTCTACCAAGGTGGTTCTCGGAAAAATCAAGGAAGCCCACGACCTGCTGGCAAGCCAGGGCACTTAGTTATTGCGCCCCTGCTTACAGGTTGTCCACGCTGTCGGGAATTTCGTTCCGCAGCACTAGCAAAATGGCGTTTTGACCCACGACGACATAGCGTTCGTCGTTGATTTCGATTTCGTAGCCGCCGGCGTGGAGGTACAGGGCCTCGTCCCCTTCCTTGACCTGCAGGGGCACGTAGCTTATGGGGTCCTGGGATTCGTTCTTGAACAAATCGTCGGGATCCTTGGAGGCGGGAATCGGATACCCCGGCCCCACCTTGACCACCAGCCCCGTATGCACGGCGTCTCGCTCCTTGACACTGGGTGGCAGGTAGAGCCCGCTGCCGGTCTTG encodes the following:
- a CDS encoding co-chaperone GroES → MLNSLENIVIIGDRILIKPLEASNKTGSGLYLPPSVKERDAVHTGLVVKVGPGYPIPASKDPDDLFKNESQDPISYVPLQVKEGDEALYLHAGGYEIEINDERYVVVGQNAILLVLRNEIPDSVDNL